One region of Pleuronectes platessa chromosome 18, fPlePla1.1, whole genome shotgun sequence genomic DNA includes:
- the LOC128461391 gene encoding C-type lectin domain family 4 member A produces MPEAEVLYSDIKIKIKRARGNTDVATPSTDEPTYSEVKTSKAQRPAELPVSKQPAASNRRSGVTSERVALLVLSVLLAAAVIALGVTLHENTQTKKSLQKSQDEAKNLTEILSKREPSKVEQPCKPPSVRKETCPSCEDGWEPHGGKLYFFSSFTLSWNESRRQCKSMRGDLVVINSEKEQRFLESKVREKMDEPEEKFWIGLTDSKKEGEWLWVDDTQLDPSLKFWLEGEPDNWRGENPDGENCVRMGEKNKPKDLNIWVDKSCKSPQKSICEKPEKKSMSLNPVGSD; encoded by the exons ATGCCTGAAGCTGAAGTTCTTTACTCTGATATTAAGATCAAGATCAAAAGAGCGAGGGGAAACACAGATG tggcCACACCCTCTACAGATGAACCCACTTATTCCGAAGTCAAGACCTCAAAAGCTCAGAGACCTGCAGAGCTGCCTG TCTCCAAACAACCTGCAGCATCAAACAGGCGATCGGGGGTCACATCGGAGCGAGTGGCCCTGCTGGTCCTCAGTGTTCTCCTGGCAGCTGCTGTCATAGCTCTTGGTGTAACCC TTCATGAAAATACTCAAACCAAGAAGAGTCTCCAAAAGAGTCAAGATGAGGCAAAAAATCTCACAG AAATACTCAGTAAGAGAGAACCATCCAAAGTGGAGCAGCCATGTAAACCTCCTTCAGTAAGAA AGGAAACATGTCCGAGCTGCGAGGACGGCTGGGAGCCACATGGAGGAAAGTTgtacttcttctcctcctttactTTAAGCTGGAATGAGAGTAGAAGACAATGCAAATCAATGAGAGGAGACCTGGTTGTGATAAACAGCGAAAAGGAGCAG AGATTCCTGGAGTCTAAAGTGAGGGAAAAAATGGACGAACCTGAGGAAAAGTTTTGGATCGGACTGACAGACTCAAAGAAAGAGGGTGAATGGCTTTGGGTGGACGACACACAACTGGATCCAAG TTTGAAGTTTTGGCTTGAGGGCGAGCCAGACAACTGGAGAGGGGAGAATCCTGATGGAGAGAACTGTGTGAGGAtgggggagaaaaacaaacccaaGGACCTGAATATCTGGGTCGATAAATCCTGCAAATCGCCTCAAAAAAGTATTTGTgagaaaccagaaaaaaaaagcatgagCCTGAATCCAGTTGGATCAGATTGA
- the LOC128461413 gene encoding zinc finger MYM-type protein 4-like, which yields LHNPFTICFAPWFCFVVGQFLFENDRMENIFSDVIYSQFNTEFTKILRHLKPSVPAAGYVQSRVEEEFLWDCKQLGAYSPIVLLNTLLFFCCKYFGFTTVEQHRQLSFTQLTCCTRTNLNHTRTTSLRFYPTTSTEAQPDGVPAKKRKKDNVENVLEMMENLENPLHCPVRLYEFYLSKCSESVKQRSDLFFLRPDRCCVPSSPHWFSSSPLDGDTMEAMLARLLTVRELQDRR from the exons ctacacaatccatttaccatttgtttTGCTCCATggttctgttttgttgttggtCAGTTTCTGTTTGAGAACGATCGCATGGAGAACATATTCAGTGACGTGATCTACAGCCAGTTCAACACTGAGTTCACCAAGATCCTCCGACATCTCAAACCCTCAGTCCCAGCCGCTG GTTACGTCCAGTCCcgtgtggaggaggagtttCTTTGGGACTGTAAACAGTTGGGGGCGTACTCCCCCATCGTCCTCCTCAACACCCtactcttcttctgctgcaaGTACTTTGGCTTCACCACAGTGGAGCAGCACCGCCAGCTGTCCTTCACCCAGCTCACCTGCTGCACCAGAACCAACCTGAACCACACCCGGACCACTTCCCTGCGCTTCTACCCGACCACATCCACTGAAGCTCAGCCAG ACGGAGTTCCTGCTAAAAAACGCAAGAAAGACAACGTGGAGAATGTCCTGGAGATGATGGAGAACCTGGAGAACCCGCTCCACTGCCCGGTCAGACTCTATGAGTTCTACCTCTCCAAGTG CTCTGAGTCGGTGAAGCAGCGCAGCGACTTGTTTTTCCTTCGGCCAGATCGCTGCTGTGTTCCCAGCAGCCCCCACTGGTTCTCCTCTTCCCCACTGGATGGGGACACCATGGAGGCCATGCTCGCTCGACTCCTCACAGTCCGAGAGCTGCAGGACAGAAGGTAG